From one Amia ocellicauda isolate fAmiCal2 chromosome 17, fAmiCal2.hap1, whole genome shotgun sequence genomic stretch:
- the triap1 gene encoding TP53-regulated inhibitor of apoptosis 1, with amino-acid sequence MNSVGEGCTELKREYDQCFNRWFAEKFLKGDRTGDPCTEMFKKYQVCVQKAIKDKDIPIDGVEFMGPNKEKPGS; translated from the exons ATGAACAGTGTAGGGGAGGGATGCACGGAGCTGAAACGGGAATACGATCAGTGTTTCAACCGCTGGTTCGCGGAGAAGTTCCTGAAAGGAGACCGGACCGGCGATCCCTGCACCGAGATGTTCAAGAAATACCAAGTGTGCGTCCAG AAAGCAATCAAGGATAAAGACATTCCCATTGACGGGGTGGAGTTTATGGGGCCCAACAAGGAGAAGCCAGGGAGCTGA